The Devosia sp. A16 genome includes a window with the following:
- a CDS encoding L,D-transpeptidase family protein, which produces MVVAIGVLLCAALLVGRFLLTERTGVRDIATERVYDRTQFVAELKQAGFALGDPAHVRIFKREHKLELWLRRADGRYGLFRDYDICTFSGELGPKLKEGDRQAPEGFYRVATRQLNPNSRHHLSFNLGFPNAFDRQLGRTGSALMVHGGCSSVGCYAITDRSVDEVYAVVEAALRNGQDAVDVHVFPFRMTAAALAAEGGHTWALFWRNLKTGYDLFEASGRPPRVGACRGEYRFGADAEGPGCAAIAAWS; this is translated from the coding sequence ATGGTCGTTGCGATCGGAGTTTTGCTCTGCGCAGCGCTGCTGGTCGGGCGCTTCCTGCTCACCGAACGAACCGGAGTTCGCGACATCGCTACCGAGCGCGTCTATGACCGCACCCAGTTCGTTGCCGAGCTGAAACAGGCCGGGTTCGCGCTCGGCGATCCTGCGCATGTCCGCATCTTCAAGCGCGAGCACAAGCTGGAGCTGTGGCTGAGGCGTGCCGACGGGCGCTATGGGTTGTTCCGCGACTATGACATCTGCACGTTCTCAGGCGAGCTGGGGCCCAAGCTCAAGGAGGGCGACAGGCAGGCGCCCGAAGGATTCTACCGCGTGGCGACGCGCCAGCTGAACCCCAACTCGCGACATCATCTCAGCTTCAACCTCGGTTTTCCCAATGCCTTCGATCGCCAGCTGGGTCGCACCGGTTCGGCTTTGATGGTACATGGCGGCTGCTCGTCGGTCGGTTGCTATGCCATTACCGACCGCAGCGTCGACGAGGTCTATGCAGTGGTTGAAGCAGCGCTCAGGAACGGCCAGGACGCTGTCGACGTGCACGTCTTCCCATTCCGGATGACGGCCGCGGCGCTGGCCGCCGAAGGCGGTCACACCTGGGCGCTGTTCTGGCGCAACCTCAAAACCGGCTACGACCTGTTCGAAGCCTCGGGCCGTCCCCCCAGGGTCGGCGCCTGTCGGGGCGAATATCGCTTTGGCGCAGATGCGGAGGGGCCGGGATGCGCCGCTATCGCCGCCTGGTCCTGA
- a CDS encoding DMT family transporter, with protein MSTPAAIAPSASLKGMALGILAYTLFSVHDALVKAVIHALPVVQILFVRSLVIVLICLVIGRRKLVLELVRSGNKPMLLLRAILTLAAWCMYYSSGRELQLAEMTTLYYFAPVLTIVLAVIFLKEQLTLARVGASAIGFFGVLIACNPAGLTFGIPALMVLGAAFFWSVAMILMRTISKSESSMVLIFSLNLFYTLVMGVASIPFWTAMDPLQIGIVVLTGIVGGTAQYVLVEAARLIPASVLGTVEYFALIWSFVFGFLFWGEQPAGVVFIGAALVIAAGLVLAWSERRPRRSVVDTP; from the coding sequence GTGTCCACACCTGCCGCCATCGCCCCGTCCGCCTCGCTCAAGGGCATGGCGCTGGGCATTCTCGCCTATACGCTGTTCTCGGTGCACGACGCGCTGGTGAAGGCGGTGATTCATGCCCTGCCGGTGGTGCAGATCCTGTTCGTGCGCAGCCTCGTCATCGTGTTGATCTGCCTCGTCATCGGCAGGCGAAAGCTGGTGCTGGAGCTGGTGCGGTCGGGCAACAAGCCGATGCTGCTGCTGCGCGCTATCCTGACGCTGGCGGCCTGGTGCATGTACTACTCGTCCGGGCGCGAGCTGCAGCTCGCCGAGATGACGACGCTCTATTACTTCGCTCCGGTGCTGACGATCGTGCTGGCCGTGATCTTCCTCAAGGAACAGCTGACCCTGGCGCGGGTCGGCGCTTCGGCGATCGGCTTTTTCGGCGTGCTGATCGCCTGCAATCCGGCCGGGCTGACATTCGGCATCCCGGCGCTGATGGTGCTGGGCGCGGCGTTCTTCTGGTCGGTGGCGATGATCCTGATGCGCACCATCTCGAAGTCGGAGAGCTCGATGGTGCTGATCTTCTCGCTCAACCTGTTCTACACGCTGGTGATGGGAGTGGCCTCTATCCCGTTCTGGACGGCGATGGATCCGCTGCAGATCGGTATCGTGGTGCTCACCGGCATTGTCGGGGGAACGGCGCAATATGTGCTGGTCGAGGCGGCGCGGCTGATTCCGGCCAGCGTCCTGGGCACGGTCGAGTATTTCGCGTTGATCTGGAGCTTTGTGTTCGGCTTCCTGTTCTGGGGCGAGCAGCCGGCCGGCGTGGTGTTCATCGGTGCAGCGCTGGTGATCGCGGCTGGGCTGGTGCTGGCCTGGAGCGAGCGGCGCCCGCGACGGTCGGTGGTCGATACGCCGTAG
- a CDS encoding SRPBCC family protein translates to MQDKNYTTAITVNAPPEAVFAAINNVRGWWSEDVEGNTAMLGDVWFYHATDLHRCTLKVVEWIPGQRVAWRVLDNHFSFVADTTEWIGTTITFDIEPVGAGARLTFTHVGLLPDHECYDVCHDAWGTYIRGSLKSLITSGRGAPNTGAEITAAAPASIKESIMSSKDSFTTSFTVEESPEAAFAAIIDPRAWWSGEFEGSTNKLGDVFSYRYQEFHYSKQVVTELVPNRRVAWQVVEGMLSFVEDKTEWVGTTITFDIGTRDGKTEVVFTHHGIAPAVECYDTCSDAWTSLIQGSLRQLIQSGKTELIELAAPAA, encoded by the coding sequence ATGCAAGACAAGAACTACACCACCGCCATCACCGTGAACGCGCCGCCCGAAGCGGTGTTCGCCGCCATCAACAACGTCCGCGGCTGGTGGTCTGAGGATGTCGAGGGCAATACCGCCATGCTCGGCGACGTCTGGTTCTATCACGCGACGGACCTGCATCGCTGTACCCTCAAGGTCGTCGAATGGATCCCCGGCCAGCGCGTCGCCTGGCGCGTGCTCGACAATCACTTCAGCTTTGTCGCCGACACGACCGAATGGATCGGCACCACCATCACCTTCGACATCGAGCCGGTCGGCGCCGGCGCCCGCCTCACCTTCACCCATGTCGGACTGCTGCCCGACCACGAGTGCTACGACGTCTGCCACGACGCCTGGGGCACCTACATCCGCGGCAGCCTCAAGAGCCTCATCACCTCGGGTCGCGGCGCTCCCAACACCGGCGCCGAGATCACCGCCGCAGCCCCCGCCAGCATCAAGGAGTCCATCATGAGCAGCAAAGACAGCTTCACCACCTCATTCACCGTCGAAGAGAGCCCCGAGGCGGCCTTCGCCGCCATCATCGACCCGCGCGCCTGGTGGAGCGGCGAGTTCGAGGGCAGCACGAACAAGCTCGGCGACGTGTTCAGCTACCGCTATCAGGAGTTCCACTATTCCAAGCAGGTGGTCACCGAACTGGTCCCCAACCGGCGGGTGGCGTGGCAGGTGGTCGAAGGCATGCTGAGCTTCGTCGAGGACAAGACCGAGTGGGTCGGCACCACCATCACCTTCGACATCGGCACGCGGGACGGCAAGACCGAGGTGGTCTTCACTCATCACGGCATTGCCCCGGCCGTCGAATGCTATGACACCTGCTCGGACGCCTGGACTTCCCTGATCCAGGGCAGCCTCAGGCAGCTGATCCAGAGCGGCAAGACCGAGCTGATCGAGCTGGCGGCGCCTGCTGCGTGA
- a CDS encoding L,D-transpeptidase family protein yields the protein MTLRSFLLVGASLVVAATLAGCGGLKPGSNAKAMAPLKQETVSRLAGLGSSPGAAMMVRIFKESSELEVWKQTSSGAFKLFKSYEICAWSGDLGPKIKEGDRQSPEGFYTVTPGLMNPNSNYYLAFNTGFPNKFDRAYGRTGSDLMVHGDCSSRGCYSMTDESIAEIYALARESFKGGNASFQLQIYPFRMTAQNLAKHADNPNMSFWRDIKEGYDRFEISKAPVSWDVCNKEYVFDVPGGTTLDALGSCPVTVAQNVPETVKAKAAADDAAMAQEVASLADKAAKAAAEAQKAADEKAAAKARGEAIGSFIGGLFGGGGETGVIDPSKVPPIPLPRLHRA from the coding sequence ATGACGCTCCGTTCCTTCCTCCTGGTCGGTGCAAGCCTCGTGGTGGCGGCGACGCTCGCGGGGTGCGGTGGTTTGAAGCCGGGCAGCAATGCCAAGGCGATGGCGCCGCTGAAGCAGGAAACGGTCAGCCGGCTGGCGGGGCTCGGCTCCTCGCCGGGCGCCGCGATGATGGTCCGCATCTTCAAGGAAAGCTCGGAGCTCGAGGTCTGGAAGCAGACCAGTTCCGGCGCCTTCAAGCTGTTCAAGTCGTATGAGATCTGTGCCTGGTCGGGTGACCTCGGCCCCAAGATCAAGGAAGGCGACCGACAGTCGCCCGAAGGTTTCTACACCGTCACTCCGGGCCTGATGAACCCGAACTCCAACTACTACCTGGCATTCAACACCGGCTTTCCCAACAAGTTCGACCGCGCCTATGGGCGGACCGGCTCGGACCTGATGGTGCATGGCGACTGCTCGTCGCGAGGTTGCTACTCGATGACCGACGAGTCGATCGCCGAGATCTACGCGTTGGCGCGCGAGAGCTTCAAGGGCGGCAATGCCTCGTTCCAGCTGCAGATCTATCCGTTCCGGATGACGGCGCAGAACCTGGCCAAGCACGCCGACAACCCGAACATGAGCTTCTGGAGGGACATCAAGGAAGGCTACGACCGCTTCGAGATCTCGAAGGCGCCGGTGTCCTGGGATGTCTGCAACAAGGAATACGTGTTCGACGTGCCCGGCGGCACAACGCTCGACGCCTTGGGCAGTTGCCCGGTGACGGTGGCGCAGAACGTACCCGAGACGGTGAAGGCCAAGGCGGCCGCCGACGATGCCGCCATGGCCCAGGAAGTCGCCTCCCTGGCCGACAAGGCCGCAAAGGCCGCCGCTGAGGCGCAGAAGGCCGCCGACGAGAAGGCCGCCGCCAAGGCGCGCGGCGAAGCGATCGGCAGCTTCATCGGCGGGCTGTTTGGCGGCGGTGGCGAAACCGGCGTCATCGACCCCAGCAAGGTGCCGCCGATTCCGCTGCCGCGGCTGCACCGGGCCTAG